TTCTGCGCCGCCATTGCCGACGTCGCGCGCTCGCGGCTGGAACCGGCCGGCGAAGCGAAGCCGCTGGTGCAAATCAAAGCGAAAATCTGACCGCGGATTCATGCGGATTTCTTTTATTCTTGTTTTCATCCGCGTGGATCGGCGTAGATCCGCGGTTGTCTTTGCATGAAGCGTGTAGCCATTATCGGCGGGGGAACCAGCGGCCTGAGTGCGGCGATCACGCTGGAGCGCGCGCGGCAGAATGGGGCGGGGATCGAGTACGCAATCCTGGAAGCGGCGCCGCGGCTCGGGGGCGTGCTGGTAAGCGAGCGCATCGACGGTTGCCTGGTCGAAGCCGGCCCCGATTCTTTCCTAACTGAAAAAACCTGGGGCCTGGATTTCGTGCGCTCGCTGGGGCTGGGCGACCAGCTCATCGGATCGAACGATCCCGACCGTAAAACCTACATCGTCGTGAAAGGCCGGCTGGTGGCCATCCCCGACGGCCTGATGTTCATGGTGCCTACCAGGATCGCGCCCATGATTACGACGGAGCTGTTTTCCTTGGGCGCCAAGTTGCGTTTCGCGCGCGAGTACTTTCAGAAGCCGAATGCGGGGGAGGACCGCGACGAAACTGTTGCCGAGCTGGTGGAGCGCCACTTCGGCCCGGAGATGGTGGAACGACTGGCGGACCCGCTGCTGGCCGGGGTTTATGGGGGAGCGGCGGCCGACCTCAGCGCCGCGGCGGTGCTGCCGCGCTTCGTGGACATGGAAAAGAAGTATGGCTCGCTCAGTCGCGGCATGCTGCGGGCGCGCAAGCAGCGCGAACAGGGAATAAAAAGCGATCGGGGCGTGACAGCCATGGCGCCGCGTCCGCTGTTCACGTCGTTGAAAAACGGCATGCAGCAACTGGTGGACACGATTGTGCCACAGCTTGCGGCTGGGGCGGCGCGTACAGGAAACCCGGCGGTGGCGCTCAGCCGTCAGGGAGAAAAGTGGATGGTCGCGCCCGAGCAGGGCTCGCCGGAGGAATTTGACGCGGTGATCATGGCGCTTCCGGCGAACCACGCTGGGCGGCTGCTGGAGAGAACCAGCGCGCCGCTAGCCGACGAACTGAAGCAGGTGCAGTACAGCTCCTCCATCGTGGTGGTCTGCGGCTACGACAAGCAGGACTTGGCGTCAGCGCCGCCGGGATTTGGATTTCTGGTTCCGCGCAGCGAAGGACGGCGCATCCTGGCGGCAACTTTTGTGCACGTGAAGTTTCCGCATCGCTCGCCGCCCGACCGTGGACTGGTGCGATGCTTCATCGGCGGCTGGGGCAACGAGGCGGTGCTCGACGCAGCAGACAACGAAATTCTCGGAGCAGTGGCCAAGGACCTGCGCGAACTCGTCGGCATCACCGCCAGGCCGAGATTTAGCCGCGTCTACCGTTGGCGCGGCGCCATGGCACAGTACACGCGGGGACACTTGGCGCGGGTGGCGCGCATCGAGGAATTGCGGCGCAGCATTCCCGGACTGGAGCTTGCGGGAAACGCCTACCGGGGCATCGGCGTGCCGGATTGCATTGCGACCGGCAAGGCGGCGGCGGAGTCACTGGTGAAGTTGAGAATTTGAAAATCTGAAATCTCGGGCAGACAAAGGTCGGGCCACGCCGAACCTGTGCGACCGCGAAAACCCGGGTCAGAGACCCGCGCCACAAATGCTGCGCAGGCGGTAGAGCGCGCTCAACCGGGCCGGGTTCAGGTACAATGGCGCGCAATTCCCTTGAGCGAATCGCCATGCGGAAAGCCAGCAAAGCGAAAAAGCCAGCCGCGAAAGCGAAGAAGCCGGCCACGAAAAAGGCCGCGGGCAAACGGAAAGCGACAGGTGCCAAACGTATCGCGCCGCAGCAGGAACCGGTGGCCGGCGATAAGCTCACCTTCAATCACGCCATGGTGTACGTGAAGGACGTGGAGCGCGCGCTCGGCTTTTATCGCGATTTGCTTGGGTTCAAACAGCTCGACGAATTTCGTCACGAAGGCAAGGCGGTGTACTCGCGGCTGCGCGCCCCAGGCGGCGATGGAACCATCGCGCTGCACCAGGCGGGACCGGGGGCATCGATTGCCAGCGAGGGCGTGCGCTTGTACTTCGAGATTCGCGAACTGGATGACTTCTGCCGCAAGCTGCAGGCGAAAAACTTCTACATTACGCAGATGCCGCAAATGATG
This portion of the Terriglobales bacterium genome encodes:
- the hemG gene encoding protoporphyrinogen oxidase, which gives rise to MKRVAIIGGGTSGLSAAITLERARQNGAGIEYAILEAAPRLGGVLVSERIDGCLVEAGPDSFLTEKTWGLDFVRSLGLGDQLIGSNDPDRKTYIVVKGRLVAIPDGLMFMVPTRIAPMITTELFSLGAKLRFAREYFQKPNAGEDRDETVAELVERHFGPEMVERLADPLLAGVYGGAAADLSAAAVLPRFVDMEKKYGSLSRGMLRARKQREQGIKSDRGVTAMAPRPLFTSLKNGMQQLVDTIVPQLAAGAARTGNPAVALSRQGEKWMVAPEQGSPEEFDAVIMALPANHAGRLLERTSAPLADELKQVQYSSSIVVVCGYDKQDLASAPPGFGFLVPRSEGRRILAATFVHVKFPHRSPPDRGLVRCFIGGWGNEAVLDAADNEILGAVAKDLRELVGITARPRFSRVYRWRGAMAQYTRGHLARVARIEELRRSIPGLELAGNAYRGIGVPDCIATGKAAAESLVKLRI
- a CDS encoding VOC family protein translates to MRKASKAKKPAAKAKKPATKKAAGKRKATGAKRIAPQQEPVAGDKLTFNHAMVYVKDVERALGFYRDLLGFKQLDEFRHEGKAVYSRLRAPGGDGTIALHQAGPGASIASEGVRLYFEIRELDDFCRKLQAKNFYITQMPQMMPWGWRHAYLNDPDGHEISIYWAGQNRMQKTVMRAAKEVEKVPSAKGR